A region of Diceros bicornis minor isolate mBicDic1 chromosome 9, mDicBic1.mat.cur, whole genome shotgun sequence DNA encodes the following proteins:
- the LOC131410375 gene encoding stomatin-like protein 3, translating to MGLILVLPCIDVFVKVDLRTVTCNIPPQEETQSRLNNDVCMPLVGTAVLTLGFTPAMRELGMLSDLSWAFSGSMILTRDSATTQVDGVVYYRIYSAVSAVANVNDVHQATFLLAQTTLRNVLGTQTLSQILAGREEIAHNIQTILDDATELWGIRVARVEIKDVRIPVQLQRSMAAEAEATREARARVRATPSTLEGKLAHLGADEDRA from the exons ATGG GTTTGATCCTGGTCCTGCCCTGCATAGACGTGTTTGTCAAAGTTGATCTCCGAACTGTTACTTGCAACATTCCTCCACAAGAG GAAACTCAATCAagactcaacaatgatgtctGCATGCCGCTGGTGGGAACAGCAGTCCTTACTTTAGGATTCACCCCAGCCATGAGAGAGCTCGGGATGCTCAGTGACCTATCGTGGGCCTTTTCTGGCTCCATG ATCCTCACCAGAGACTCTGCGACTACTCAAGTGGATGGAGTTGTCTATTACAGAATCTATAGTGCTGTCTCGGCCGTGGCTAATGTCAACGATGTCCACCAAGCTACGTTTCTGCTGGCTCAGACCACTCTAAGAAATGTCTTGGGAACACAGACCTTGTCCCAAATCTTAGCTGGCAGAGAAGAGATCGCCCATAACATCCAG ACGATACTTGATGATGCCACCGAGCTGTGGGGGATCCGAGTGGCCCGAGTGGAAATCAAAGATGTCCGGATTCCTGTGCAGTTGCAGAGGTCCATGGCAGCTGAGGCCGAGGCCACCCGGGAAGCAAGGGCCAGGGTAAGGGCTACTCCGTCTACACTGGAGGGCAAGCTGGCTCACCTTGGAGCAGACGAGGATAGAGCTTGA